TAATAAATAAACCATATGTTTTGTCATAGATGCGGAAAAGAGTTATTAGAAAATGCTAAATTTTGTTCTTCCTGTGGAACAGAGGTTCATCAGATAGACAAATCAAAAAATAACAATCAAACTTCTACTCAACAAAAAGGAGGAAAAATTTCTGGACAAAAAATATTTAAAATAATTGTTATAATAATTCTAATTTTAACGTTTATTAGCCCGTCTATATCACAAAAGCAAATTGCTTTATTAGATGGAGTAATTAATATAACTATTTGGGCTATTATTTTATATATAATATCACTTTTTATATCTCCACAAACAAAATCTTTGAAAGCAAAAAATAATGAAATAAAGAAAGAAATAGCAAAAGAAGATAAAGAAATAAAAGAACTAAAAACAAAATTATTAGAAAAAGAAGATTTATTGGCAATATTATATGTATATAGTTTAATTATAATATTTTTTATTATAATAATTTTACTTGTATTATTAAATAATTTTAACAGAAATCTTCTTGCAGTAAATATAATTCTTTTAATAATTATCATAATTTTAATGATATTTATTAAAAAAATAAAAATAGAGACTAATTTAATTAGACAACAATTAAAAAAATAGAAGAATAAAGTATGAAAATATTTTCAAAAAAAGAATTTCCTTATATTTTAACATTGTTTAGCATTTGGATTTTTGCCTTAGCTTACTATTTTCCAAATTTTCCTGCTAACTTTCCAGCTGGTGCTGGAAGAATAAAAATATATAATTATAATACAAATTATCTCAAGTTGATATCTGTGATATTATTTACAATAGGATTTTACATATCAATTAGAAGAAGATTATTTCCTAAGACTATAGATGAAATCGCAGAAGAATCATATGAAAAGGCTAAAAAAATTGTTGTAACTTTTAATAAGATATCTGCTACTGCTATACAAAGAGAATTAAAAATTGGTTATGCAGCATCTGCTAGATTATTAGATATGTTAGAAGATAATGGAATAATCGGACCAGCTAATGGTCCCAGACCAAGAGAAGTTTTATAAATAATTTGGTAATAATATAAACATAATTATTATTTTTAAAAAATATGGACGAAATAAATAAGTACAAAGACTCTATAGAATATATAGAGAATGAATTTCAAAAAATAATAAAGGAGAATCCATTAAATTTTGATAAGGAATATTTATCCCAAATAAGGTTTAAAGTTACTAGTTTTAAAAAAGGTGATGATCAATCTTATGATGTAAATTACGAAATAAAAGGCTTTGACTATGGAGATGATTATAGTAATGGTTTAATTTTAAGTTCTAGAGATGGACTTTCAATCGAAGAAGAAATTGCAAAATCAATCTATGACGATATAGTAATGGGTACAGACTTAATGAGGAAAGATCCTAAAGTAAGAGAATGCATAGATAGGGCAGAAGAAGAAGCAGAAGAAATACTTGAAAACAAAAAGAAGAAAGATAAAAAGAAATTTTGGGGTTGGGCTAGACCAGAAATAGGAAAAGGTCATCATTTAGGAGATTGTCATATCTTTTGGGAAGAAAAGAAAAGAATCTTAAAAGAAAAATATAATATAGATTGGAAAACTCCTGCGGAGATAAACCCAAGTGCTAAATTTGATTGATATAATTAAATCAATCTTATAAACTCATTAAAAAGTGATTTAAAAAAATAAAGATTCTAATATAAAAATATATGAGAGACAAGATTTTAGATAGAATTAAGAAATCTAATAGGTTTCTTTGGCTTGGAAACTATTGTATAATATTTATATGGATAAAGTTAAATCAATAAATAAAGAAAATTTAGAAATTGCAAGAAATAATGTCGGTCTGAGTACTATGTCGGCAACAAGAAAAATTTCAAAATCAAAAATTGATTTAGTTTTTGAATGGGAAAATGGAACATCACTGCCAACGTGGAATCAAATAACTAGATTAGCAAAAATATATGATATTCCTGAGGTACTCTTTTTTTCTAGAGAGTCTATTAAGAAGAACAAAACAATTCCAGACTATAGGATTGGACAAGATTCATATAATGATGAAAAAATACAGAAACTCATTAATATTGTTATTAGAAGACAACGATGGTTAAAACAAAATATTAAATATAACCTAAAAAAAAATGTTTTACAGGGTAGTGGTAAAGAGATTCAAAATCCAGATCAATTAGCTTTATTAATAAAAGAAAAACTAAATATTGATTCTTATGAAATAAAAAATATTTCTGGAGTAAGCTCTCGCAAAAAAGTATTGGATTATTTAATAAGAAAAGCAGAGGATTGTGGAATATTTATTGGAAAAACCATACATTACCATAGAATAAAAGTAGACGATATGAGAGGCCTTTATATTTCTGATGATTATTGTCCTTATATTATTCTTAATAGAAGAGATGCTCTTTCTGCACAGATATTTTCGCTTATACACGAGTTAGCTCATTTGTTTAGAAAAACTGACTCAATATCAAATAGCTTAGAGTTTAGACATTTAAATAAAAACATAAACTACGAGGAAATATTTTGTAATAAAGTTGCCGCTGAATTGTTATTGCCTACAAAAGATCTTAAAAAAACATTTTATGATATATCCGACATTAATAATATGGCAGAAATTTACAAAGTTAGTAGATTAATGATTTTTTATAGACTTAAAGATCTAAATAAAATTGATAAAAATGATATAGATAATTTAGAAGAAAAAATACGTAAAGAAACTGATGAAGACGTTATACATAAAAATAATAAAAAAAATACTGGCGGAAGTTATGTTAATAATATGAGAGATTCAAATGGAAAACTTTTTAATAACATTATTTTAGAACTTTATTTTGATAAAAAAATAAATTACGTAGAGGCATCTAATTTACTCAAATTCTCTGTTGAAAGTCTATGATAAATAATTTAACAAAAATAAAATACTTAGTTGATACAAATGTTTTAATAGAGCTTTCTCTCTGGAAGCCTATTGCTCTAAATTTAAACAAAGATTTTTGGTATAGACTCTCAGATGCTTTAAAGAATGATAAATGGGTACTTCTCGATGTTGTCGTTTGGGAGGTGCGTTATGATAAAGACTTAAAAAAATGGCTCTCTGAACAAAAAAATAAAGGGTTGGTTAAAAAAATTAATGATAATAATAAAAATCGTGCTGTTGAAATCAATAATCAATACAAAATAATTGATGACATTACTGGCAAATCAACGGTAGACACTTATTTGTTAGCTTATGCAGAAGCCGAAAATTTAGGTATTTTTTCAAGAGAAAGCTCTAGAATTAATTCTAATCAATTATACAAAATTCCAGATATATGTAATATTTTAAATATCAATAAAACTAGAAGCCCTAAGGCTTTTTTAAAAGAAATAGGATTTAATTAATAAATAGTCATAATTTTTTAGATACATATAAATTCTTTTTCTTTTTTATTGATTTATTTTAGCAATTCCCTACAATCACAGTTCTAACGTCCTCCACTAAGGAGTATATAATAGTCTTAAATGACTATTTTTGTTTATTATTATATTTGACATAAACTAAACATTATTGTAATGTGTAAACAAATTTAACATTCTAATCATCAGGAGGAAATGATGAAAAAGCTTCTTATTGTGGCCATTTTAATGGCTTTTTGCCTAGTTTTAATAGCACAAGCACCTGATACTCTTTGGACAAGGACCTTTGGCGGTCCAAACAATGAGTGTATGGAAAATATTAAAGCTACCAGTGATGGGGGTTGCATAATGGTTGGATCAACCAATTCTTATAGGAGTGGTGGTCAAGATGCATACATAATCAAAATTGATATTTATGGAAATTTACAATGGAGTAGAACTTTTGGCGGTAGTCAACAAGACATTGCTTATTGTGTTGATGAAACACCAACTGGTTATTGCATAACTGGATTTACAAGGTCTTATGATAGTCCAGACAATACCAATCTTTGGCTTTTTAAAGTTGATACAGCCGGAAGTTATCAATGGATGAGAACTTACGGTGGCAGTCAAGATGATGTCGGCGTATCTTTGCAATATACCACAGACAACGGATATATTATTACTGGTTATATTCGTTCAAATAACGAATTATCAGGTGATCCATCCGGCGACATATGGCTTATTAAAACGAACTGGTTTGGTGAAAGAGAATGGCACAGGCGTTTTGTTTTTGATGATTGTTGGGATGTCGGAAGATCTGTTACTCAAACATCTGACGGAGGCTATGCAATAGCCGGAAAACAAAACAATAAAGCCTGCTTGATTAAAACTGATTCTAATGGTTCTTTACAGTGGACAAGAGATTTTCCTGGTTATCCAGATTGCTATTCCATGCAACAGATTTCTGATGGTGGTTATATCTTATGCGGTGCTACCACTAACATATCTGGCACTTGGGATTTCTATTTACTCAAAACTGACTCAGATGGAAATTTACAATGGAGTAGAAATTTTGGTGGTACTCAAGAAGATTATGGTCGTTCTGTAGCCCAAACATCAGATGGTGGATATGTAATATTTGGAACGACAAACTCTTTTGGTTTAGGAAATTATGATACTTGGGTAATCAAAACCGATGCTAATGGAAATGAACAATGGAATAAAACTATTGGCACCACTGGAGATAATCAAGGTTATTCAATAGCACAAACATTGGATGACGGATATGTAATGGCCGGATATTCAGATGAACAAGCATATGCAATTCGTCTCAGAGGTAGACTCGTATTATTTAATGGAACCCCAACATCTGGATATATTCCACTAACGGTTACTTTTTCTGATCAATCAATAATTCAAAATTTAGTAACTTCCTGGCAGTGGACATTTGGTGACGGTC
This window of the Patescibacteria group bacterium genome carries:
- a CDS encoding zinc-ribbon domain-containing protein, whose translation is MFCHRCGKELLENAKFCSSCGTEVHQIDKSKNNNQTSTQQKGGKISGQKIFKIIVIIILILTFISPSISQKQIALLDGVINITIWAIILYIISLFISPQTKSLKAKNNEIKKEIAKEDKEIKELKTKLLEKEDLLAILYVYSLIIIFFIIIILLVLLNNFNRNLLAVNIILLIIIIILMIFIKKIKIETNLIRQQLKK
- a CDS encoding DNA translocase FtsK, giving the protein MKIFSKKEFPYILTLFSIWIFALAYYFPNFPANFPAGAGRIKIYNYNTNYLKLISVILFTIGFYISIRRRLFPKTIDEIAEESYEKAKKIVVTFNKISATAIQRELKIGYAASARLLDMLEDNGIIGPANGPRPREVL
- a CDS encoding ImmA/IrrE family metallo-endopeptidase produces the protein MDKVKSINKENLEIARNNVGLSTMSATRKISKSKIDLVFEWENGTSLPTWNQITRLAKIYDIPEVLFFSRESIKKNKTIPDYRIGQDSYNDEKIQKLINIVIRRQRWLKQNIKYNLKKNVLQGSGKEIQNPDQLALLIKEKLNIDSYEIKNISGVSSRKKVLDYLIRKAEDCGIFIGKTIHYHRIKVDDMRGLYISDDYCPYIILNRRDALSAQIFSLIHELAHLFRKTDSISNSLEFRHLNKNINYEEIFCNKVAAELLLPTKDLKKTFYDISDINNMAEIYKVSRLMIFYRLKDLNKIDKNDIDNLEEKIRKETDEDVIHKNNKKNTGGSYVNNMRDSNGKLFNNIILELYFDKKINYVEASNLLKFSVESL
- a CDS encoding DUF4411 family protein; this encodes MINNLTKIKYLVDTNVLIELSLWKPIALNLNKDFWYRLSDALKNDKWVLLDVVVWEVRYDKDLKKWLSEQKNKGLVKKINDNNKNRAVEINNQYKIIDDITGKSTVDTYLLAYAEAENLGIFSRESSRINSNQLYKIPDICNILNINKTRSPKAFLKEIGFN
- a CDS encoding PKD domain-containing protein, with translation MENIKATSDGGCIMVGSTNSYRSGGQDAYIIKIDIYGNLQWSRTFGGSQQDIAYCVDETPTGYCITGFTRSYDSPDNTNLWLFKVDTAGSYQWMRTYGGSQDDVGVSLQYTTDNGYIITGYIRSNNELSGDPSGDIWLIKTNWFGEREWHRRFVFDDCWDVGRSVTQTSDGGYAIAGKQNNKACLIKTDSNGSLQWTRDFPGYPDCYSMQQISDGGYILCGATTNISGTWDFYLLKTDSDGNLQWSRNFGGTQEDYGRSVAQTSDGGYVIFGTTNSFGLGNYDTWVIKTDANGNEQWNKTIGTTGDNQGYSIAQTLDDGYVMAGYSDEQAYAIRLRGRLVLFNGTPTSGYIPLTVTFSDQSIIQNLVTSWQWTFGDGQTSLEQNPIHTYTQAGQYSVKLKIIDSSGVADSLIKTNYITVLEVPPAPPENLTITISGRNAILNWEPVTTTIFNNPITITGYVIYFSEIPDTNFWYLGCTEAITYTHYRVTQYASGMFYRVVAVTDDWNRIRSITQRNPHIQLGQLNALLKKE